From Streptomyces sp. NBC_00690, a single genomic window includes:
- a CDS encoding DUF1707 and FHA domain-containing protein: protein MTSPPEFPTYSAPVRLSDAERDRVVGVLREGAAQGKLSHDTFLRRMELALVAHRPEDLKALTADLGAEGRLSHRVVGAVSGVSAFFVRLRRAWHTEKLPPLLFPEPGPYPLRIGRDPGNGLRLSHESVSRSHAELILNNSVWLLRDLGSTNGTTVNGRRVTGAVPVRDGDMVGFGHMCFRLTAR, encoded by the coding sequence GTGACGTCGCCCCCCGAGTTCCCCACGTACTCCGCTCCCGTACGGCTTTCGGACGCCGAGCGGGATCGGGTCGTCGGTGTGCTCAGGGAGGGCGCTGCCCAGGGCAAGCTGTCGCACGACACGTTCCTGCGCCGGATGGAACTGGCCCTGGTGGCCCACCGTCCCGAGGATCTGAAGGCCCTGACCGCGGACCTCGGAGCCGAGGGGAGGCTCTCGCACCGCGTTGTCGGCGCCGTCAGCGGAGTGTCCGCGTTCTTCGTCCGGTTGCGCAGGGCCTGGCACACGGAGAAGTTGCCACCGCTGTTGTTCCCGGAGCCGGGCCCCTATCCCCTGCGCATCGGTCGCGACCCGGGCAACGGTCTGCGGTTGAGCCATGAGAGCGTCTCGCGGTCGCACGCGGAACTGATCCTGAACAACAGCGTCTGGCTGCTGCGCGATCTAGGTTCCACCAACGGGACCACGGTCAACGGTCGGCGGGTCACGGGCGCGGTGCCGGTGCGGGACGGTGACATGGTCGGGTTCGGCCATATGTGCTTCCGGTTGACCGCTCGCTGA
- a CDS encoding aminopeptidase P family protein has translation MSTTPAPFTAADYRARMARAARAAADAGLAGVLVAPGPDLVHLTGYRPTAATERLTVLVLRDGRDPVLVVPTLEAPDAEQAAGAAALTLRDWTDGHDPYAVTAPLLVSDGRFAVSDNTWAMHLLGLQQLLPASSYIALTEVLPMLRAVKDAHELERLAAAGAAADATYEEIIKVPFAGRRETEVAGDLADLLRQFGHSQVDFTVVGSGPNGANPHHEASDRTIDVGDMVVLDFGGLKHGYGSDTTRTVHVGEPSPAEQHIHDVVREAQEAGFAAVRPGVACQEVDRAAREIIEEAGYGDLFIHRTGHGIGVTTHEPPYMIEGEEQPLVPGMCFSVEPGIYLPGRFGVRIEDIVTVTDDGGRRLNNTDHAMAIVG, from the coding sequence ATGTCCACCACGCCCGCGCCCTTCACCGCAGCCGACTACCGGGCCCGGATGGCGCGCGCCGCCCGAGCCGCCGCGGACGCGGGACTCGCCGGTGTGCTGGTCGCGCCCGGCCCCGATCTGGTCCACCTCACCGGCTACCGGCCCACGGCGGCCACCGAGCGGCTCACCGTCCTCGTCCTGCGGGACGGCCGGGATCCGGTGCTGGTCGTCCCCACGCTGGAAGCTCCCGATGCCGAGCAGGCCGCGGGTGCCGCGGCGCTCACCCTGCGGGACTGGACCGACGGCCACGACCCGTATGCCGTGACCGCCCCGCTGCTGGTGTCCGACGGCAGGTTCGCCGTCAGCGACAACACCTGGGCGATGCATCTCCTCGGTCTTCAACAACTCCTGCCGGCCAGTTCCTACATCGCCCTGACCGAGGTACTGCCCATGCTGCGGGCCGTCAAGGACGCCCATGAGCTGGAACGGCTCGCCGCGGCTGGCGCAGCGGCCGACGCCACCTATGAAGAGATCATCAAGGTCCCGTTCGCCGGCCGCAGGGAGACCGAGGTCGCCGGCGACCTCGCCGACCTGCTGCGGCAGTTCGGCCACTCCCAGGTCGACTTCACCGTCGTCGGTTCCGGCCCCAACGGAGCCAACCCCCACCACGAGGCATCGGACCGGACCATCGACGTCGGCGACATGGTCGTCCTCGACTTCGGCGGCCTCAAACACGGGTACGGCTCCGACACCACCCGCACGGTGCACGTCGGCGAGCCGTCCCCAGCCGAGCAGCACATCCACGACGTCGTACGGGAGGCACAGGAGGCGGGCTTCGCGGCGGTGCGCCCCGGGGTCGCCTGCCAGGAGGTGGACCGGGCCGCCCGCGAGATCATCGAAGAGGCGGGATACGGAGACCTGTTCATCCACCGCACGGGCCACGGCATCGGGGTCACCACCCATGAGCCGCCCTACATGATCGAGGGTGAGGAACAGCCCCTCGTACCCGGGATGTGTTTCTCCGTGGAGCCCGGAATCTACCTTCCGGGCCGGTTCGGGGTCCGTATCGAGGACATCGTCACGGTGACGGACGACGGCGGGCGCCGACTGAACAACACCGACCATGCGATGGCGATCGTCGGCTGA
- a CDS encoding sensor histidine kinase: MNRPRVELAFDERFAVLRVVVTGAALIGNVLLVESVSGWREWWPAAVGLLLSLIGIRWALAALLAQSCLLMAAHALGSEVVPALKVLAAITLFELALRHRGARLVVGTMALAAAVAANRWADLPQELPTVLYKMGIVAGVPLLMGSYVRVARDAAEQARDRTRQEEQRQEERLLAVRAAERTAIARELHDLVAHHVSSMVLRVGVARHVILDARTPHTTECVPVPSGPNSTTRTSESRAGAGAEPATATGSGTGTAMGSSPVDPRIVEVFDDLHTSGSAALADLRRLVAVLRDPDGVERGDATVVTPGSLTAALEAVVARSGPTGLAVDATLDPAVARLDVVRGLAVLRLVQEGLANAARHAGPGARAKLTVRMADDGAALITVQDDGPTDGGPPAAHTDGHGLIGMRERVELLGGRLDAGPSGTGWRLAAELPPPAPEREPRR; this comes from the coding sequence GTGAACCGCCCAAGGGTTGAGCTGGCGTTCGACGAGAGATTCGCTGTGCTGCGCGTCGTGGTGACCGGTGCCGCGCTGATCGGCAATGTGCTGCTGGTGGAGTCGGTGTCCGGCTGGCGGGAGTGGTGGCCTGCTGCGGTTGGCCTGCTGCTGAGCCTGATCGGTATCCGCTGGGCGCTTGCGGCGCTGCTCGCGCAGTCGTGCCTGCTCATGGCTGCGCACGCGCTGGGCTCGGAGGTGGTTCCCGCGCTGAAGGTGCTCGCCGCCATCACCCTCTTCGAGTTGGCCCTGCGCCACCGGGGCGCCCGGCTGGTCGTCGGCACGATGGCCCTGGCCGCCGCGGTGGCCGCCAACCGGTGGGCGGACCTGCCGCAGGAACTCCCCACGGTCCTCTACAAGATGGGGATCGTCGCCGGGGTGCCGCTCCTGATGGGCTCCTACGTACGGGTCGCCCGCGATGCCGCCGAGCAGGCCCGCGACCGGACCCGGCAGGAGGAGCAGCGCCAGGAGGAGCGGCTGTTGGCCGTTCGGGCCGCCGAACGCACCGCGATCGCACGGGAGTTGCACGATCTGGTGGCGCACCATGTGTCGTCCATGGTGTTGCGCGTCGGGGTGGCCCGGCATGTCATCCTCGACGCACGGACACCCCACACCACGGAGTGCGTCCCGGTGCCCTCGGGCCCGAATTCCACCACTAGGACGAGCGAAAGCCGCGCCGGAGCAGGCGCAGAACCCGCCACAGCCACCGGTTCAGGCACCGGCACGGCGATGGGGAGCTCACCCGTGGACCCGAGGATCGTGGAGGTCTTCGACGACCTCCACACCAGCGGCAGCGCAGCCCTCGCGGACCTCAGACGTCTGGTCGCGGTGCTGCGCGATCCCGACGGTGTGGAACGCGGAGACGCCACCGTCGTCACGCCCGGATCGCTGACCGCCGCCCTGGAAGCGGTGGTGGCCCGCAGCGGACCCACCGGATTGGCCGTCGACGCCACGCTGGACCCGGCCGTCGCCCGGCTGGACGTGGTCCGCGGGCTCGCCGTGCTCCGACTCGTCCAGGAGGGCCTGGCCAACGCAGCCCGGCACGCCGGGCCGGGAGCACGCGCGAAGTTGACCGTACGGATGGCTGACGACGGGGCCGCGCTCATCACCGTCCAGGACGACGGCCCCACCGATGGGGGACCGCCTGCGGCGCACACGGACGGGCACGGGCTGATCGGCATGCGGGAGCGCGTGGAACTCCTGGGCGGACGCTTGGACGCCGGCCCCTCGGGCACCGGTTGGCGCCTCGCAGCCGAACTGCCACCGCCCGCACCGGAACGGGAGCCGCGCCGATGA
- a CDS encoding GNAT family N-acetyltransferase, translating into MTDLVIRALGERDAHLFDSLPDPLRVGEAMSHVTFRPEWQRVALRDGEVVARAAWWGGPEDTAPLSLNWLDVAEGEEEAGAELLRTSPYAVEYLLSLPAGWRDDPVLLTAGETRLRVARAAGLHPFVERYQYRWTPDCGLPERPGRLVFRPEPDDAVILDVLRRVHSSTLDAHALRAIEEGGLDQAAQEELDFFHWCPSPRNWWQLAYTPGGELVGLHIPAHNPSGPCIGFIGVVPEQRGHGYAYDLLVECTQVLVAQGAEFIAGATDQGNFPMAANFARAGHPVVRERIHLVTGPSKP; encoded by the coding sequence ATGACCGATCTGGTCATCCGCGCGCTCGGCGAGCGCGACGCACATCTCTTCGACTCCCTGCCCGACCCGCTCCGCGTGGGCGAGGCGATGTCCCATGTGACCTTCCGCCCCGAGTGGCAGCGGGTCGCCCTGCGCGACGGTGAGGTCGTCGCACGGGCCGCCTGGTGGGGCGGTCCCGAGGACACCGCTCCCCTCAGTCTGAACTGGCTCGATGTCGCCGAGGGCGAGGAGGAGGCGGGCGCAGAGCTGCTGCGCACCTCCCCGTACGCGGTCGAGTACCTGCTCAGTCTGCCCGCCGGCTGGCGGGACGACCCGGTGCTCCTCACGGCCGGTGAGACCCGGCTCAGGGTCGCGCGGGCAGCGGGCCTGCACCCCTTCGTGGAGCGCTACCAGTACCGCTGGACGCCCGACTGCGGGCTGCCGGAACGACCCGGACGGCTGGTGTTCCGGCCCGAGCCCGATGACGCGGTGATCCTGGACGTGCTGCGCCGGGTCCACTCGTCGACGCTCGACGCACACGCCCTGCGCGCGATCGAGGAAGGAGGGCTCGACCAAGCGGCCCAGGAGGAGTTGGACTTCTTCCACTGGTGTCCCTCACCGCGCAACTGGTGGCAGTTGGCGTACACCCCCGGCGGCGAACTCGTGGGCCTGCACATCCCCGCCCACAACCCGTCCGGCCCCTGTATCGGCTTCATCGGTGTCGTCCCTGAGCAACGCGGCCACGGCTACGCCTACGACCTGCTGGTCGAGTGCACCCAGGTGCTGGTCGCCCAGGGAGCCGAGTTCATCGCGGGGGCCACCGATCAGGGGAACTTCCCGATGGCGGCGAACTTCGCCAGGGCCGGACACCCGGTGGTCCGGGAGCGCATCCATCTGGTCACCGGCCCGTCGAAGCCCTGA
- a CDS encoding SDR family oxidoreductase — protein sequence MTTDGPQDPHPPHTDGSDPRRGAEGSTAEPGPALRTLVTGATGYIGGRLVPELLDAGHSVRTVARSPEKLRDHPWAKDVETVRGDVLDADSMARAMEGIDVAYYLVHALGTGSDFERTDREAARIFAEQAHAAGVRRIVYLGGLTPQGVPVHTLSPHLRSRAEVGRILLDSPVPTAVLRAAVIIGSGSASFEMLRYLTERLPVMVTPSWVRTRIQPIGVRDVLRYLVGSARMPADVNRTFDIGGPDVITYLDMMRGYAAIAKLPRRLIVPVPVLTPRLSSHWVGLVTPVPHSIARPLTESLRHEVICREHDIAQYVPDAPGRPFGFQKALTLALQRVQDANVTTRWSSASLPGAPSDPLPTDPDWAGGSLYTDRRQLLVDASPQDLWRVIEGIGGDNGWYSFPLAWAVRGWLDRFVGGVGLRRGRRDAQRLRVGDSLDFWRVEEIEPGRLLRLRAEMRLPGLAWLEMRADQDDRGRTRYRQRAVFHPRGLLGHAYWWSVSPFHSVVFGGMARNIARAAVAKGSGRGKD from the coding sequence ATGACGACGGACGGACCGCAGGACCCCCACCCGCCGCACACGGACGGCTCGGACCCCCGGCGAGGAGCCGAAGGCTCCACGGCGGAACCGGGCCCGGCCCTGCGCACTCTGGTGACCGGAGCCACCGGGTACATCGGGGGCCGACTGGTGCCGGAACTGCTGGATGCGGGCCATTCGGTGCGTACGGTCGCCCGCTCCCCCGAGAAGCTGCGCGACCACCCCTGGGCGAAGGACGTGGAGACGGTCCGCGGCGATGTGCTCGACGCGGACTCCATGGCGCGTGCGATGGAGGGCATCGACGTGGCGTACTACCTGGTCCACGCCCTGGGCACCGGATCGGACTTCGAACGCACCGACCGGGAGGCCGCCCGGATCTTCGCCGAACAGGCCCACGCGGCGGGAGTACGCCGCATCGTCTATCTGGGCGGGCTCACCCCGCAGGGGGTTCCCGTGCACACCCTCTCGCCCCATCTGCGCTCCCGGGCGGAGGTGGGCCGGATCCTGCTGGACTCACCGGTGCCGACCGCGGTGCTCCGGGCCGCGGTGATCATCGGATCGGGCTCGGCCTCCTTCGAGATGCTGCGCTATCTGACCGAGCGCCTCCCGGTGATGGTCACCCCCAGTTGGGTACGGACGCGGATCCAACCGATCGGCGTCAGGGACGTACTGCGCTACCTGGTCGGCTCGGCCCGGATGCCCGCGGACGTCAACCGCACCTTCGACATCGGCGGACCGGACGTCATCACCTACCTCGACATGATGCGGGGGTACGCGGCCATCGCGAAGCTGCCCCGACGGCTCATCGTTCCGGTCCCGGTGCTCACCCCCCGGCTGTCGAGCCACTGGGTCGGCCTGGTCACCCCCGTACCGCACTCCATCGCCCGTCCGCTCACGGAGTCCCTGCGGCACGAGGTGATCTGCCGGGAACACGACATCGCACAGTACGTCCCGGATGCACCCGGGCGGCCGTTCGGCTTCCAGAAGGCGCTGACGCTCGCGCTCCAGCGGGTCCAGGACGCCAATGTGACCACGCGCTGGTCCTCCGCGTCCCTCCCCGGAGCGCCCAGCGACCCCCTGCCGACGGACCCCGACTGGGCCGGCGGAAGCCTCTACACCGACCGGCGGCAACTGCTGGTCGACGCCTCACCACAGGACCTGTGGCGGGTGATCGAGGGCATCGGCGGGGACAACGGCTGGTACTCCTTCCCGCTCGCATGGGCGGTCCGCGGATGGCTGGATCGATTCGTCGGCGGGGTGGGCCTACGTCGGGGACGCCGCGACGCACAGCGACTGCGGGTGGGCGACTCACTGGACTTCTGGCGGGTCGAGGAGATCGAACCAGGACGACTACTGCGGCTGCGGGCGGAGATGCGGCTGCCGGGTCTCGCCTGGCTGGAGATGCGCGCCGATCAGGACGACCGGGGCCGTACGAGGTACCGACAGCGGGCCGTCTTCCATCCTCGCGGGCTGCTGGGCCACGCCTACTGGTGGAGCGTGTCGCCGTTCCACTCCGTCGTCTTCGGCGGGATGGCCCGCAACATCGCCCGGGCGGCCGTGGCAAAGGGGTCCGGCCGAGGGAAGGACTGA
- a CDS encoding nucleoside/nucleotide kinase family protein, with the protein MRTVPTPLLARARALAVPGTRRLLGIAGAPGSGKSTLAARLVEALDGRAALVPMDGFHLAQAELLRLGRAGRKGAPDTFDADGYLALLTRLRTPTPASTVYAPAFDRRLEEPVAGSIPVDPDVPLVITEGNYLLYDEGPWAAVRPLLDDVWFLELDDQVRHRRLIGRHVRHGKEHPAAERWVRGSDESNARLVAPGRDRADLIVSMD; encoded by the coding sequence ATGCGCACCGTCCCAACCCCCTTGCTGGCCCGGGCCCGAGCCCTGGCGGTGCCCGGAACACGGCGGCTGTTGGGGATCGCCGGAGCCCCGGGATCGGGAAAGTCCACGCTCGCCGCCCGCCTCGTCGAGGCCCTCGACGGCCGGGCCGCCCTTGTACCCATGGACGGATTCCACCTCGCCCAGGCGGAACTGCTCCGGTTGGGCCGTGCCGGACGCAAGGGCGCGCCCGACACCTTCGACGCCGATGGATACCTCGCGCTCCTGACCCGACTGCGCACCCCCACGCCGGCCTCCACCGTCTATGCCCCGGCCTTCGACCGAAGGCTGGAGGAGCCCGTCGCCGGCAGCATCCCCGTCGATCCGGACGTGCCACTGGTCATCACCGAGGGGAACTACCTCCTGTACGACGAAGGCCCCTGGGCGGCGGTCCGTCCCCTGCTCGATGACGTCTGGTTCCTGGAACTGGACGACCAGGTGCGCCACCGGCGGTTGATCGGCCGACATGTGCGCCACGGGAAGGAACACCCCGCCGCCGAGCGCTGGGTGCGCGGGTCCGACGAGTCCAACGCCCGACTGGTCGCCCCGGGGCGGGACCGCGCCGACCTGATCGTGTCGATGGACTGA
- the treZ gene encoding malto-oligosyltrehalose trehalohydrolase, with product MQFDVWAPRATARVTLWLDGTEKAMARTPDRDGWWSVEADAGEGARYGFALDDGVVLPDPRSRRQPDGPDGPSAVVLPDTHVWRHGWAGLDLRHAVLYELHIGTYTPEGTLDAAAARLDELADLGITHVELMPLCPFPGVRGWGYDGVAPWAVHEPYGGPAALKRFVDTAHEHGLGVVLDVVHNHLGPSGNHLPSFGPYFNPARTTPWGAAVNLDAPGSDEVRAYLSGSALAWLRDYRLDGLRLDAVHALVDDRALTFLEELSTDVDALSRELGRPLSLIAESDRCDPRTTTPREAGGIGLHTQWNDDVHHAVHTALTGEAQGYYADFATAPLAALAKTLTHGFFHDGTYSTFRGRAHGRPVDVTRTPAHRFVGYAQTHDQIGNRALGDRLSASLSPGLLACAAVLVLTGPYTPMLFMGEEWGAGTPWQFFTDHTDPELAAAVRDGRRREFAAHGWAESEVPDPQDPATWDRSRLDRSERDREPHARLLAWYRELIALRRAQSDLADPDLAAVKVAYDEQARWLAVRRGDLRIAVNLSPERAAIPLGRGGRVLAAWDEVSAPGPDGLLELPGHSCAVLADF from the coding sequence GTGCAGTTCGACGTATGGGCACCACGGGCCACGGCACGGGTGACGCTGTGGCTGGACGGCACCGAGAAGGCGATGGCCCGGACGCCGGACCGGGACGGGTGGTGGAGCGTCGAAGCCGATGCGGGCGAGGGAGCACGCTACGGCTTCGCCCTGGACGACGGAGTGGTCCTGCCCGACCCCCGCTCACGCCGACAACCCGACGGGCCGGACGGACCCAGCGCCGTGGTCCTGCCCGACACCCATGTCTGGCGCCACGGCTGGGCGGGGCTGGACCTGCGCCACGCGGTGCTCTACGAACTGCACATCGGCACCTACACGCCCGAGGGCACCTTGGACGCGGCAGCCGCCCGCTTGGACGAACTCGCCGACCTCGGCATCACCCATGTGGAGTTGATGCCGCTGTGTCCCTTCCCCGGAGTGCGCGGCTGGGGTTACGACGGTGTGGCCCCCTGGGCGGTGCACGAACCCTACGGCGGCCCCGCGGCGCTGAAGCGGTTCGTCGACACGGCCCATGAGCACGGCCTCGGCGTGGTGTTGGACGTCGTCCACAACCATCTGGGCCCCTCCGGCAATCATCTGCCGTCCTTCGGACCGTACTTCAACCCCGCGCGCACGACGCCGTGGGGAGCCGCGGTGAACCTGGATGCGCCGGGCTCGGACGAAGTCCGCGCCTATCTGTCGGGCAGCGCACTGGCCTGGCTGCGCGACTACCGGCTCGACGGTCTGCGGCTGGACGCGGTCCACGCGCTCGTCGACGACCGGGCCCTGACCTTCCTGGAGGAGTTGTCCACCGACGTCGACGCGCTCTCCCGGGAGTTGGGGCGTCCGCTGTCGCTGATCGCCGAATCGGACCGCTGCGACCCACGGACCACCACCCCTCGCGAGGCCGGTGGCATCGGACTGCACACCCAGTGGAACGACGACGTCCACCACGCCGTGCACACCGCGTTGACGGGTGAGGCCCAGGGCTACTACGCGGACTTCGCCACCGCACCCCTCGCGGCACTCGCCAAGACGCTCACCCACGGCTTCTTCCACGACGGTACCTATTCGACCTTCCGCGGGCGCGCGCACGGCCGGCCGGTCGATGTGACCCGCACCCCCGCCCACCGCTTCGTCGGCTACGCACAGACCCACGACCAGATCGGCAACCGCGCACTCGGCGACCGGCTTTCCGCCTCCCTCTCCCCCGGGTTGCTGGCCTGCGCCGCCGTGCTGGTACTGACCGGTCCCTACACTCCGATGCTGTTCATGGGCGAGGAGTGGGGCGCGGGCACCCCCTGGCAGTTCTTCACCGATCACACCGATCCCGAACTCGCCGCGGCCGTACGGGACGGCAGACGGCGGGAGTTCGCCGCGCACGGATGGGCGGAGTCAGAGGTCCCCGACCCTCAGGACCCGGCCACATGGGACCGCTCACGGCTGGACCGCTCCGAACGCGACCGGGAACCGCACGCCCGACTGTTGGCCTGGTACCGCGAGCTCATCGCCCTGCGCCGCGCCCAGTCCGACCTGGCCGACCCCGACCTCGCGGCGGTGAAGGTGGCGTACGACGAACAGGCGCGGTGGTTGGCGGTGCGCCGGGGCGATCTGAGGATCGCCGTCAATCTGTCCCCTGAGCGCGCGGCGATTCCGCTCGGTCGCGGCGGACGCGTCCTCGCGGCCTGGGACGAGGTGTCGGCGCCGGGTCCGGACGGACTGCTGGAACTGCCCGGACACTCCTGCGCGGTCCTGGCGGACTTCTGA
- a CDS encoding SDR family NAD(P)-dependent oxidoreductase, producing the protein MNTTPHTSTQENPTPAERPGPVGPVGRRSLIGGAAALGVAGVTGAGATRAAASPRAPRGGGRFRDRTVLITGATSGIGRASAKAFAAAGARVGFCGRREELGRQVEREIRAAGGEALYVRADVRVPEQVRSFVDEVANRYGRIDVAFNNAGIGSNRLPHELSVEEWDDVQSTNVRGVFLAIKYVIPHMLEAGRGVIICTSSSAAEQARPTGSAYTASKRAVQGIVKAAALAYGPSGIRVNALLPGTTDTPFVRPAGIPDTGWAQYKAAFGPLNIDGLERMAEADEIARAVLGLASDDFAYMTGASVSVDGGVSAGRKMVQPSRA; encoded by the coding sequence ATGAACACCACACCACATACGAGTACACAGGAGAACCCAACCCCCGCAGAGCGCCCGGGCCCGGTGGGCCCGGTGGGACGCAGGTCCCTCATCGGTGGCGCGGCGGCGCTGGGAGTCGCGGGTGTCACGGGTGCAGGGGCGACCCGGGCCGCGGCGAGTCCACGGGCGCCTCGCGGTGGAGGCCGTTTCCGGGACAGGACGGTCCTCATCACGGGCGCCACCTCGGGCATCGGCAGGGCGAGTGCAAAGGCGTTCGCCGCGGCCGGCGCCCGGGTCGGATTCTGCGGCAGGCGCGAGGAGTTGGGACGACAGGTGGAGCGGGAGATCCGGGCCGCGGGCGGCGAAGCCCTCTACGTACGGGCCGACGTCCGGGTGCCCGAGCAGGTGCGGAGCTTCGTCGACGAGGTGGCGAACCGGTACGGCCGCATCGACGTGGCGTTCAACAACGCGGGCATCGGCAGCAATCGGCTCCCCCACGAACTCAGCGTCGAGGAGTGGGACGACGTGCAGTCCACCAATGTCCGGGGGGTCTTCCTCGCCATCAAGTACGTGATCCCCCACATGCTCGAAGCGGGCCGCGGCGTCATCATCTGCACCTCGTCGTCGGCCGCCGAACAGGCGCGGCCCACCGGGTCCGCGTACACCGCGAGCAAACGCGCCGTCCAGGGCATCGTGAAGGCCGCCGCCCTCGCCTACGGGCCCAGCGGGATCCGGGTCAACGCCTTGCTGCCGGGGACGACGGACACGCCCTTCGTCCGCCCCGCTGGCATCCCCGACACGGGATGGGCGCAGTACAAGGCGGCGTTCGGGCCGCTCAACATCGACGGTCTGGAGCGCATGGCGGAGGCGGACGAGATCGCCCGAGCCGTCCTCGGGCTGGCGTCGGACGACTTCGCCTATATGACGGGCGCTTCGGTGTCCGTGGACGGCGGGGTCTCGGCCGGGCGCAAGATGGTCCAGCCGAGCAGGGCGTAG
- a CDS encoding response regulator transcription factor — protein MIGLLVVDDQQLVRMGLRMLFEQAVDIEILGEAGSGAEGVRLAAHLTPDVVLMDLRMPGMDGITATQRILAARPATRVVALTTFDDDDHLYPALAAGACGFLVKDTPPAELLDGVRRAAAGEAPFSRAVLGRLVTRAVHITHTAREDGPDLLTRQLTPREREVLALVGAGLANKDIADRLHLGVTTVKTHIANLMAKTGRDNRIRLAVLAVRAGIVAEPE, from the coding sequence ATGATCGGTCTGCTCGTGGTCGACGACCAGCAACTCGTCCGCATGGGCCTGCGCATGCTCTTCGAGCAGGCGGTCGACATCGAGATCCTGGGCGAGGCGGGCAGCGGCGCCGAAGGCGTGCGGTTGGCCGCCCACCTGACGCCCGACGTCGTCCTCATGGACCTGCGGATGCCCGGCATGGATGGCATCACGGCCACCCAGCGCATCCTGGCGGCCCGGCCCGCCACCCGGGTCGTCGCCCTGACCACCTTCGACGACGACGACCACCTCTATCCGGCCCTGGCCGCGGGAGCCTGCGGATTCCTCGTCAAGGACACCCCGCCGGCCGAACTGCTCGACGGAGTGCGCAGGGCCGCCGCAGGGGAGGCACCCTTCAGCCGGGCGGTGCTGGGCCGGTTGGTCACCCGGGCGGTCCACATCACGCACACCGCCCGCGAAGACGGCCCCGACCTGCTGACCCGGCAGCTCACCCCGCGGGAACGCGAGGTGCTCGCCCTGGTCGGAGCCGGACTGGCGAACAAGGACATCGCCGACCGGCTGCATCTGGGGGTGACGACCGTGAAGACCCATATCGCCAACCTGATGGCGAAGACGGGTCGGGACAACCGCATCCGCCTGGCCGTGCTCGCCGTCCGTGCGGGCATCGTGGCGGAGCCGGAGTGA